Proteins from a genomic interval of Rhodothermus marinus:
- a CDS encoding NAD-dependent epimerase/dehydratase family protein, translating to MAIRRVLITGGAGFIGRWVVARCLEQGYQVAVYDNLTAGSVDHLLAFSDRIDFYEADILDTATLQAVMDETRPEIVFHLAALHFIPYCNAHPQETLRVNVEGTYNVLDAAARGGVRTVVVASSGAIYPSVEGLIPETLAPAPVDVYGLSKWLTEQVAEQFARTTEMACVAVRLFNTYGPYETNPHLIPHIIASLQQGPVVELGNIHTKRDYIYVEDVARLLVALGERVTEGYEVVNVGTGQEYSAQEIIETLSELMGQPIEIRIDPARVRPVDKLHQRADTTRLQQLTGMLPEVTLREGLARLLQHEGLPVRP from the coding sequence ATGGCAATTCGGCGGGTTCTGATAACCGGGGGTGCCGGCTTTATCGGACGATGGGTGGTGGCACGGTGTCTGGAGCAGGGGTATCAGGTGGCCGTTTACGACAACCTGACGGCCGGCTCCGTGGATCATCTGCTGGCTTTCTCCGATCGGATCGACTTCTACGAGGCCGACATCCTGGACACGGCTACGCTACAGGCGGTCATGGACGAGACGCGGCCGGAGATCGTCTTTCATCTGGCCGCCCTCCATTTCATTCCGTACTGCAATGCGCATCCGCAGGAGACGCTGCGGGTGAACGTCGAGGGCACCTACAACGTGCTGGACGCGGCAGCCCGGGGCGGTGTGCGTACGGTCGTCGTCGCCTCCAGCGGGGCCATCTATCCGAGCGTGGAGGGACTGATTCCCGAAACGCTCGCGCCGGCGCCGGTCGACGTGTACGGTCTCAGCAAATGGCTCACCGAGCAGGTGGCCGAGCAGTTTGCGCGCACGACGGAGATGGCCTGCGTGGCGGTCCGGCTCTTTAACACCTACGGCCCCTATGAAACGAACCCGCATCTGATCCCTCACATCATCGCGTCGCTCCAGCAGGGACCGGTGGTCGAGCTGGGCAACATCCACACGAAACGCGACTACATCTACGTCGAGGACGTGGCGCGACTGCTGGTAGCGCTGGGTGAGCGTGTGACCGAGGGCTATGAGGTGGTCAATGTGGGAACGGGTCAGGAGTACTCGGCGCAGGAGATTATCGAGACGCTGAGCGAACTGATGGGGCAGCCCATCGAAATCCGGATCGATCCGGCGCGGGTGCGTCCGGTGGACAAGCTGCACCAGCGGGCCGACACGACCCGCCTGCAGCAATTGACCGGGATGCTGCCCGAGGTGACGCTGCGCGAAGGCCTGGCGCGTCTGCTGCAGCACGAAGGTTTGCCCGTGCGGCCGTGA
- a CDS encoding sulfotransferase domain-containing protein, with amino-acid sequence MTLEEVFCPYLPEKRTALITASQQRLPFEDLATYLQQQNAVFASFPIAVSELVENLQTIPFRGFHVVRDPRDLIVSAYFSHRYSHPIEPLPELEPHRKRLAAVSKEEGLFLEMEFSAPVLQDMGAWPYGHPDILEVKMEELTARPYEGFVRIFEFLGLLDEGESYSARRRIGLFVREMLNRASFRYRWLRWLRRPMSVPGELLLGRVWDHRFEKKARRRRGEEDPRSHYRKGQPGDWRNHFTEEHVAAFKEKFGDLVVRLGYEPDNDWGLIPREPVAQTPTAPR; translated from the coding sequence TTGACCCTGGAAGAAGTCTTCTGCCCTTATCTGCCAGAGAAGCGCACGGCGTTGATAACCGCTTCGCAACAGCGTTTACCATTTGAGGATTTGGCGACGTATCTGCAGCAACAAAACGCAGTCTTTGCCAGCTTTCCGATCGCGGTTTCTGAACTGGTTGAAAATCTGCAGACCATCCCATTTCGGGGGTTTCATGTGGTTCGGGATCCACGAGATCTGATCGTCTCGGCCTACTTTTCCCATCGGTACAGTCATCCGATTGAACCATTGCCTGAACTGGAGCCCCACCGAAAGCGGCTGGCTGCTGTTTCGAAAGAAGAGGGCCTGTTTCTGGAGATGGAGTTCTCTGCGCCGGTGTTGCAGGATATGGGCGCGTGGCCTTATGGTCATCCGGACATTCTGGAGGTGAAGATGGAGGAGTTGACGGCGCGGCCCTATGAGGGGTTTGTGCGGATTTTTGAATTTCTGGGGTTGCTGGATGAGGGGGAGAGTTATTCGGCGCGTCGGCGGATCGGGTTGTTTGTGCGGGAGATGTTGAACCGGGCGAGTTTTCGGTATCGGTGGTTGCGCTGGTTGCGTCGGCCGATGTCGGTGCCGGGGGAGTTGTTGCTGGGACGGGTGTGGGATCATCGGTTTGAGAAGAAGGCGCGTCGTCGGAGAGGGGAGGAGGATCCTCGGAGTCATTATCGGAAGGGGCAGCCGGGCGACTGGCGCAATCATTTTACCGAAGAACACGTGGCCGCCTTCAAGGAGAAATTTGGTGATCTGGTCGTGCGACTGGGATATGAGCCGGACAACGACTGGGGCCTGATCCCGCGTGAACCGGTCGCACAGACGCCGACGGCGCCTCGCTGA
- a CDS encoding glycosyltransferase family 4 protein, whose protein sequence is MRILFVAQRYHPFVGGVETQTRLVVHELARRGHEVQVVATTLREPHLPARLRVLGDSLLLPDGRSYDDEGVPVHVLTPGLGDRLRMLPIALRTVPLLARRYHALRRFGYPFFRRVFAPKLQPFVAWADVVHSVAGNYLGWMAQEVARALGRPFVVTPYVHPGQYGDGPDDARHWQTADAVLALLETDRKVLVERLGVPPEKVHLYGVVPLLPDRADGAGFRARHGLGEAPVVLFVGRMNDYKGAPALVQAAPLVWTKRSDVHFVFIGPASEDERHIFEGADARVHYLGRVDDQEKADAYAACDVFCMPSRHEILPAVYLEAWSYGKPVVGGPAPGLRELIEGNEAGLVVAQTPEAIAEGLLQLLEHPEQARRFGENGRRLVRQRYTREALVDTLERVYGALLARATSAAS, encoded by the coding sequence ATGCGCATTCTCTTTGTCGCGCAACGGTATCATCCGTTCGTCGGGGGGGTGGAGACGCAGACGCGGCTGGTGGTGCACGAACTGGCCCGGCGGGGACACGAAGTCCAGGTGGTAGCGACCACGCTCCGCGAGCCGCACCTGCCGGCCCGTCTGCGCGTGCTGGGTGACAGCCTGCTGCTACCCGACGGCCGCTCCTACGACGACGAAGGGGTGCCCGTGCATGTGCTGACGCCCGGCCTCGGGGATCGGCTGCGCATGTTGCCGATCGCGCTGCGGACCGTGCCCCTCCTTGCGCGGCGCTATCATGCGCTGCGACGCTTCGGCTATCCGTTTTTCCGACGGGTTTTCGCGCCGAAGCTGCAACCGTTCGTCGCGTGGGCCGACGTGGTGCACTCTGTGGCGGGCAACTACCTGGGCTGGATGGCGCAGGAGGTGGCCCGAGCGCTGGGCCGTCCGTTCGTGGTGACGCCCTACGTGCATCCGGGCCAGTACGGCGACGGACCCGACGACGCCCGGCACTGGCAGACGGCCGACGCCGTGCTGGCGTTGCTGGAAACCGACCGAAAGGTGCTTGTCGAGCGACTGGGCGTACCGCCCGAAAAGGTACATCTGTACGGCGTGGTGCCGCTTCTTCCCGATCGGGCCGATGGGGCCGGCTTCCGGGCACGGCATGGTCTGGGCGAGGCGCCGGTCGTGCTGTTCGTAGGTCGCATGAATGATTACAAGGGCGCACCGGCCCTGGTGCAGGCGGCCCCGCTGGTGTGGACGAAACGATCGGATGTGCATTTTGTCTTCATCGGTCCGGCTTCGGAAGACGAACGGCACATCTTTGAAGGCGCCGACGCCCGCGTGCATTATCTGGGGCGCGTGGACGATCAGGAAAAGGCCGATGCCTACGCGGCTTGTGATGTGTTCTGTATGCCCTCGCGGCATGAGATCCTGCCGGCCGTGTATCTGGAAGCCTGGAGCTACGGCAAGCCGGTCGTCGGCGGACCGGCCCCGGGGTTGCGGGAATTGATCGAAGGGAACGAAGCCGGCCTTGTCGTGGCGCAGACGCCCGAAGCGATCGCCGAAGGACTGCTGCAGCTGCTGGAGCATCCGGAGCAGGCACGTCGGTTCGGCGAAAACGGCCGGCGCCTGGTCCGCCAGCGCTACACCCGCGAAGCGCTGGTCGATACCCTGGAGCGGGTTTACGGTGCACTTCTGGCTCGTGCAACGTCCGCCGCTTCCTGA
- a CDS encoding glycosyltransferase family 61 protein: MEFVPGVAHYRQPVYRTPGVFAAILHDVLYCPANNVILTEQGQVLAESISTIPRPEYLDHYALSARRIERIRGPAAALRSVHNQFYHALIDNPPRLWALGHPALAHLGTIELLLRDGPTPLEQYILKGLRPPNVVVRRLKRRRLYRIDTFVFVSYMNRRHAAYLDAAYLETFRRAFCPDRPRRPRHRIYISRAGRTRGTRRVLNEPEVVAELERWGFRAYLLEELSYEAQAELFYDAEMVVGAHGAGFANLIYARGAKVLEWFPSPHVVPSYYFLCKATGNLYFRRHADEVWRDRDFVIDLDVLRQALEEMMSSQRHGG; this comes from the coding sequence ATGGAGTTTGTGCCGGGCGTGGCGCACTACCGCCAGCCGGTGTATCGGACGCCGGGCGTCTTTGCGGCGATTCTGCACGACGTGCTCTACTGTCCCGCCAACAATGTCATTCTGACCGAGCAGGGTCAGGTGCTGGCCGAAAGCATCAGTACGATTCCCCGGCCCGAGTATCTTGATCATTATGCGCTTTCGGCCCGGCGCATCGAGCGGATCAGGGGACCGGCGGCGGCGCTGCGCTCCGTCCATAATCAGTTTTATCATGCGCTGATCGACAACCCCCCGCGTCTGTGGGCGCTCGGGCATCCAGCCCTGGCCCATCTGGGTACCATTGAACTGCTGCTCCGCGATGGGCCCACCCCGCTCGAACAGTACATCCTGAAAGGACTCCGGCCGCCCAATGTGGTAGTACGCCGGTTGAAGCGGCGGCGCCTGTACCGCATCGACACCTTCGTGTTTGTGAGTTACATGAATCGCAGACATGCGGCCTATCTCGACGCGGCCTATCTGGAGACGTTTCGGCGGGCGTTCTGTCCGGATCGACCGCGGCGTCCCCGGCACCGCATTTATATTTCCCGGGCCGGACGGACCCGGGGGACCCGCCGGGTGTTGAACGAACCGGAAGTGGTGGCCGAGCTGGAACGATGGGGCTTTCGGGCGTATCTGCTCGAAGAGCTTTCTTATGAGGCGCAGGCCGAGCTATTCTACGACGCCGAGATGGTGGTGGGGGCGCATGGTGCCGGATTTGCTAACCTCATTTACGCCAGAGGCGCAAAGGTACTTGAGTGGTTTCCTTCACCTCATGTAGTGCCGTCGTACTATTTTCTCTGTAAAGCGACCGGGAATCTTTACTTCCGGCGGCATGCCGATGAGGTCTGGCGCGACCGCGATTTTGTCATCGACCTGGACGTGCTGCGTCAGGCCCTGGAGGAAATGATGTCTTCACAACGACACGGGGGGTAA
- a CDS encoding sulfotransferase domain-containing protein, with product MLYVYFGHHKCASTWIHEIIGQVCREAGLQKRLLVDPLTPHAHGPLTDYRRWDIRREELGAYLTRERVDFACCITADRAHVEGLGDVPFRGFHVIRDPRDIIVSAYFSHRNSHPTEGLPHLAEHRRRLQAVSKEEGLLLEMDFSAQELRDLGEWPYGHPDIRELKMEDLIARPYDGFLQIFEFLGLMDWEGDYPARRRVANFVRRMLNRLSFRHPLLRRLRRPIPITGEMLLGRVWDHRFEKKARRRKGEEDPRSHYRKGQPGDWRNHFTEEHVAAFKEKFPGLVEKLGYSWDSSIVPSLT from the coding sequence ATGCTGTACGTTTACTTCGGGCATCATAAGTGCGCTTCGACGTGGATCCATGAGATCATCGGCCAGGTGTGCCGGGAGGCCGGATTGCAGAAGCGGCTGCTGGTCGATCCGCTCACGCCGCACGCCCACGGTCCGCTGACCGATTACCGGCGGTGGGACATCCGGCGGGAAGAGCTGGGGGCGTACCTGACGCGTGAGCGGGTCGATTTCGCCTGTTGCATTACGGCCGACCGGGCACACGTGGAGGGACTGGGCGACGTGCCCTTTCGGGGCTTTCATGTGATCCGGGATCCGCGGGACATCATCGTATCGGCCTACTTTTCCCATCGCAACAGCCATCCGACCGAAGGATTGCCGCATCTGGCCGAGCACCGGCGGCGGTTGCAGGCGGTCTCCAAAGAGGAGGGGTTGCTTCTTGAGATGGACTTTTCGGCGCAGGAACTCCGGGATCTCGGCGAATGGCCCTACGGGCATCCGGACATACGCGAACTCAAGATGGAGGACCTGATCGCCCGTCCTTACGATGGCTTCCTGCAGATTTTCGAGTTTCTGGGACTCATGGACTGGGAGGGCGACTATCCGGCCCGCCGTCGCGTGGCCAATTTCGTCCGCCGGATGCTGAATCGTCTGAGCTTTCGCCACCCGTTGCTACGGCGACTGCGCCGTCCGATCCCGATCACCGGAGAAATGTTGCTGGGACGGGTATGGGATCATCGGTTTGAGAAGAAGGCGCGTCGTCGGAAGGGAGAGGAGGATCCTCGGAGTCATTATCGGAAGGGGCAGCCGGGCGACTGGCGCAATCACTTTACCGAAGAACACGTGGCCGCCTTTAAGGAGAAATTCCCGGGGCTTGTGGAAAAACTGGGCTATTCCTGGGATTCCTCTATCGTGCCTTCTTTAACCTGA
- the hepA gene encoding heterocyst formation ABC transporter subunit HepA, giving the protein MLKTDRLQVVVGMKQGVKILLRRRFWRVDEGARLVLRQLWEHRRLFVLTVALTGLGAAFEGVGLGLLVPFLDSLTNPDAKGFATGWTWVDQHLLRVDAPVMTRLYWFSGLILTAILLRAVLGYASQQFSIRLQESILHRLRCQIIDQLQAVSLRFYAHRRAGDLLNVLTAEIQRLRMLFGTSSAILINGFLLVVYGTAIFALSWPLALVAVGLTISLFVVVRVLVVRLKQEGSGITVTNSRIASRAQELIAGIRTVLTHGAEAFESARFKQVSQEAADVVVRLSRKQSLIGPLSQAVASAALIGLIIVAVQFFVLPGRMSIAVLITFLFAFFRMLPIVQNINGLRAMWAKQRGAVDAVAAILRRDDKPYLPDGTIPFEGLREAIELRHVSFGYEPGQRVLHDINLTIRKGQTVAFVGASGAGKSTLADLIVRLYDPDEGQILYDGIDLRQYRLDTLRRRVAMVSQDTFLFHDTIRANIAYGLADVPEERIRWAAAQANALEFIEQLPEGFDTVVGDRGARLSGGQRQRIAIARALLRDPDILVLDEATSALDSVSERLVQEALERLMAGRTVIVIAHRLSTIENADLVVVLEAGRIVEQGTYEELVSRRGAFWKFYQLQQGEVMQEA; this is encoded by the coding sequence ATGCTGAAGACTGATAGATTGCAGGTTGTGGTGGGGATGAAACAGGGGGTGAAAATACTGTTGCGCCGTCGGTTCTGGCGTGTGGATGAAGGCGCGCGCCTGGTGCTGCGCCAGCTCTGGGAGCACCGGAGGCTGTTCGTGCTGACGGTCGCCCTGACCGGCCTGGGTGCGGCTTTCGAGGGAGTCGGACTGGGCCTGCTCGTGCCGTTTCTGGACAGCCTGACCAATCCGGACGCGAAGGGTTTTGCCACGGGCTGGACCTGGGTGGACCAGCACCTGCTGCGCGTCGATGCCCCGGTCATGACGCGCTTGTACTGGTTTTCCGGGCTGATCCTGACGGCCATCCTGCTACGGGCGGTTCTGGGCTACGCGTCCCAGCAGTTCAGCATTCGCCTGCAGGAGTCCATTCTGCACCGCCTGCGCTGTCAGATCATCGACCAGTTGCAGGCCGTTTCGCTCCGGTTCTATGCACACCGCCGCGCCGGTGACCTGCTCAACGTCCTGACGGCCGAAATCCAGCGGTTGCGTATGCTTTTTGGCACGTCCAGCGCCATTCTGATTAACGGTTTCCTGCTGGTGGTCTATGGCACGGCCATTTTTGCACTTTCCTGGCCGCTGGCGCTGGTGGCCGTCGGGTTGACCATCAGCCTGTTTGTGGTCGTGCGTGTACTGGTGGTGCGTCTGAAGCAGGAAGGTAGCGGCATTACGGTTACGAACAGCCGGATTGCCTCCCGGGCGCAGGAGTTGATCGCCGGCATTCGTACGGTGCTGACGCATGGTGCTGAAGCCTTCGAGTCGGCGCGGTTCAAGCAGGTCAGCCAAGAGGCGGCCGACGTGGTCGTGCGGCTCAGCCGGAAACAGTCGCTCATCGGACCGCTTTCCCAGGCGGTGGCTTCGGCGGCGCTGATCGGCCTGATCATTGTGGCCGTGCAGTTCTTCGTGCTGCCGGGGCGCATGAGCATCGCCGTGCTCATCACGTTCCTGTTTGCATTTTTCCGCATGTTGCCCATCGTGCAGAATATCAACGGCCTGCGGGCCATGTGGGCCAAGCAGCGCGGAGCCGTGGACGCGGTGGCCGCCATCCTCCGGCGCGATGACAAACCCTACCTGCCCGACGGTACCATCCCGTTCGAGGGCCTGCGCGAGGCCATCGAACTGCGCCACGTCAGCTTCGGCTATGAGCCCGGCCAGCGCGTGCTGCACGACATCAATCTGACGATCCGAAAAGGGCAGACCGTGGCCTTTGTGGGCGCCTCAGGGGCCGGCAAGAGCACGCTGGCCGACCTGATCGTGCGCCTCTACGACCCGGACGAGGGGCAGATCCTCTACGACGGCATCGACCTCCGACAGTACCGGCTCGACACGCTCCGCCGTCGGGTGGCCATGGTGAGCCAGGATACGTTCCTGTTTCACGACACGATCCGGGCCAACATTGCCTACGGGCTGGCGGATGTACCGGAGGAGCGCATCCGGTGGGCGGCCGCGCAGGCCAATGCGCTGGAGTTCATCGAGCAGCTTCCGGAAGGGTTCGACACGGTGGTGGGCGACCGGGGCGCACGGCTTTCGGGCGGACAGCGCCAGCGGATCGCTATCGCCCGGGCGCTCCTGCGTGATCCCGACATCCTGGTGCTCGACGAGGCCACCAGCGCGCTCGACAGCGTCTCGGAGCGGCTGGTGCAGGAGGCACTCGAACGCCTGATGGCCGGCCGTACGGTCATCGTCATCGCCCACCGCCTTTCGACCATCGAAAACGCCGACCTTGTGGTCGTCCTCGAAGCCGGCCGCATCGTGGAGCAGGGGACGTATGAGGAGTTGGTGAGTCGTCGAGGCGCGTTCTGGAAGTTTTATCAGCTACAGCAGGGTGAGGTGATGCAAGAGGCATGA
- a CDS encoding sulfotransferase family protein encodes MSTLPNFLIIGAQKCGTSYFAAKLAQHPQVYVCPGEVHFFDRAENYARGVEWYASLFEQGAGKRAIGEKTPDYLCPVDVSLRSVISERIHALLPDARLIVLVRNPVDRAESHINHLIRTHRISPFVSPDEVLFGRYRYLGEKYAILEKGFYFKYISDFLKYYREERILVLIFEKYVRDDVRRGLQKVCSFIGVDSDFEFKYLDHIENAYIRYGRSKWGLALQYYLPESTWIKRIAIALDHRLFKPDRFTLSIDCKNRLYELYHRENERLFSWLEEKNIWYP; translated from the coding sequence ATGAGCACATTGCCGAATTTCCTGATTATCGGCGCGCAGAAATGTGGGACTTCTTATTTTGCAGCCAAACTGGCGCAACATCCTCAGGTCTATGTGTGCCCCGGAGAGGTTCATTTTTTTGACAGGGCAGAAAATTATGCCAGAGGAGTAGAGTGGTATGCTTCGTTGTTTGAGCAGGGAGCAGGCAAAAGAGCTATCGGAGAGAAAACGCCGGACTATCTCTGTCCTGTAGATGTAAGCCTGCGCTCAGTAATAAGTGAACGCATCCATGCATTGCTCCCTGATGCACGCCTGATTGTTCTGGTTCGTAACCCTGTAGATCGTGCTGAGTCCCACATAAACCACCTGATTCGTACCCATCGTATTTCGCCGTTTGTTTCACCAGACGAGGTGCTGTTTGGGCGGTATAGATACCTTGGAGAAAAATATGCTATCTTAGAAAAAGGATTTTATTTTAAGTACATAAGTGATTTTTTGAAATATTATAGAGAAGAAAGAATTTTGGTATTGATTTTTGAGAAATATGTACGAGATGATGTGCGTAGAGGGTTGCAAAAAGTTTGTTCATTTATTGGAGTAGATTCTGATTTTGAGTTCAAATATCTTGATCATATTGAGAATGCGTATATTCGATATGGACGAAGCAAATGGGGATTGGCATTGCAATATTATCTTCCAGAGTCAACATGGATCAAGCGAATAGCCATTGCTCTGGATCATCGGCTATTTAAGCCTGACCGTTTTACTCTTTCGATAGATTGTAAAAATCGTCTGTACGAATTGTATCACAGAGAAAATGAACGTTTATTTTCCTGGTTAGAAGAGAAAAATATATGGTATCCATAG
- a CDS encoding sulfotransferase domain-containing protein produces the protein MERAIFFVRHKSASMWLSTIAERACALMGKRYIYFYKSTRLGQDFVAFYRRTSYEVLSCANAEIHEVRQIDGFRGVHVVRDPRDVIVSGYFFHRNSELSSLRQEAYAHRQRLRQVPKDEGLALEIAYSERYLRPLMSWDFSMPHVLELKFEEVTARPYESVLQMFSFLGLLDEEEWPWWQQLIDTPRFVWNRLTRRWGGFGRWTRHRIPAEKLLGIVHALQFARLARRPKGQEDPTSHYRKGQPGDWRNHFTEEHVALFKERYPGLLVRLGYESDENWSLTPRVVSEAG, from the coding sequence ATGGAGCGAGCAATCTTTTTTGTGCGGCATAAAAGCGCCTCGATGTGGCTCAGCACGATTGCCGAGCGGGCCTGTGCCCTGATGGGGAAGCGGTATATCTACTTTTACAAGAGCACGCGCCTTGGACAGGATTTTGTCGCGTTCTATCGGCGCACCTCCTATGAAGTTCTAAGTTGCGCCAATGCTGAAATCCATGAGGTGCGGCAAATAGATGGCTTTCGGGGGGTGCATGTGGTGCGTGATCCCCGGGATGTAATTGTATCGGGCTACTTCTTCCATCGCAACAGCGAGCTTAGCTCTCTCAGGCAAGAGGCCTACGCACACCGGCAGCGATTGCGGCAGGTTCCCAAAGACGAAGGACTGGCGCTGGAGATTGCCTATAGCGAACGCTACCTGCGCCCCTTGATGAGCTGGGATTTCTCAATGCCGCATGTGCTGGAGTTGAAGTTCGAAGAAGTAACGGCGCGGCCTTACGAGTCGGTGCTGCAGATGTTTTCATTCCTGGGGCTGCTGGATGAAGAAGAATGGCCCTGGTGGCAGCAGCTCATCGATACGCCTCGGTTTGTGTGGAATCGACTGACGCGACGCTGGGGTGGCTTCGGGCGCTGGACCCGCCACCGGATTCCCGCCGAGAAGCTGCTGGGTATCGTGCATGCGCTGCAGTTTGCGCGGCTGGCCCGCCGCCCGAAAGGCCAGGAAGATCCGACAAGCCATTATCGAAAAGGCCAGCCGGGCGACTGGCGCAATCATTTTACCGAAGAACACGTGGCACTTTTCAAGGAGCGCTATCCGGGATTGCTGGTGCGGCTCGGGTATGAGTCGGATGAGAACTGGTCGCTCACGCCGCGAGTCGTTTCCGAAGCAGGATGA
- a CDS encoding sulfotransferase domain-containing protein has product MQEVSKEEGLLLEMDFSAQELRDLGAWPYGHPDILEVKMEELTARPYEGFVRIFEFLGLLDEGESYSARRRIGLFVREMLNRASFRYRWLRWLRRPMSVPGELLLGRVWDHRFEKKARRRRGEEDPRSHYRKGQPGDWRNHFTEEHVAAFKEKFPGLVEKLGYSWEAELHTV; this is encoded by the coding sequence TTGCAGGAAGTGTCCAAAGAAGAAGGGTTGTTGCTGGAGATGGACTTTTCGGCACAGGAACTCCGGGATCTCGGCGCGTGGCCTTACGGGCATCCGGACATTCTGGAGGTGAAGATGGAGGAGTTGACGGCGCGGCCCTATGAGGGGTTTGTGCGGATTTTTGAATTTCTGGGGTTGCTGGATGAGGGGGAGAGTTATTCGGCGCGTCGGCGGATCGGGTTGTTTGTGCGGGAGATGTTGAACCGGGCGAGTTTTCGGTATCGGTGGTTGCGCTGGTTGCGTCGGCCGATGTCGGTGCCGGGGGAGTTGTTGCTGGGACGGGTGTGGGATCATCGGTTTGAGAAGAAGGCGCGTCGTCGGAGAGGGGAGGAGGATCCTCGGAGTCATTATCGGAAGGGGCAGCCGGGCGACTGGCGCAATCACTTTACCGAAGAACACGTGGCAGCCTTCAAAGAGAAATTCCCGGGACTTGTAGAGAAGCTGGGCTATTCCTGGGAAGCCGAGCTACACACCGTTTAG